A genome region from Pseudomonas sp. N3-W includes the following:
- a CDS encoding PA5502 family lipoprotein, giving the protein MKSFASRYLLLVAFSLLLGACQSTPPAPEAPDARATAIAQLEQSLASSELATAEDQLATLQTESPNDQSLVQYQRQLAEAYLQRSQIVLQKGDVNAAATALSRARALMPKAPALTGGVNNAIVNARKAELDKAEAALMAAEAKPKAKVIDPTAESTTVALNLTDMGKLRHQLDAIATDVVNYQCDVSIQAPRTQDYPWLATLLTKRVKKLDSEFELKLQKQILRNIPAQMVLSPRKP; this is encoded by the coding sequence ATGAAGTCGTTCGCCTCCCGTTATCTGCTCCTTGTCGCATTTTCATTGCTGCTGGGGGCCTGCCAAAGCACGCCACCGGCCCCCGAGGCCCCCGATGCGCGGGCCACGGCCATCGCACAGCTGGAACAAAGCCTGGCCAGCAGCGAACTGGCCACCGCTGAAGATCAACTCGCGACCTTGCAGACCGAATCGCCCAATGACCAGTCCCTGGTGCAATACCAGCGGCAACTCGCCGAAGCGTATTTGCAGCGCAGTCAGATCGTGCTGCAAAAAGGCGATGTGAATGCGGCGGCGACGGCACTAAGCCGTGCGCGGGCCTTGATGCCCAAGGCTCCGGCGCTGACCGGCGGCGTCAACAATGCCATCGTCAATGCCCGCAAGGCTGAGCTGGACAAGGCCGAAGCTGCGCTGATGGCGGCCGAAGCCAAGCCGAAAGCAAAAGTCATCGACCCGACGGCTGAAAGCACCACGGTTGCATTGAATCTCACGGATATGGGCAAGCTTCGCCATCAACTGGACGCTATCGCCACCGATGTGGTGAATTACCAGTGTGATGTGAGCATCCAGGCGCCGCGTACCCAGGATTACCCTTGGTTGGCGACGTTACTGACCAAGCGCGTGAAGAAGCTCGATTCAGAGTTTGAGCTGAAGCTGCAGAAGCAGATCTTGCGCAACATCCCGGCGCAGATGGTTCTGAGTCCGCGCAAACCCTAA